In Candidatus Zixiibacteriota bacterium, the genomic stretch TTATCAGTCGAGACTTTGAATGACGGACTTTTCTCGGTGTGAAACGGGCAGAGCGCTTCAAAGTTTTTCCCGCGTTTCTTGAGCTTTATATATTCGCCTATTATCTGCGCAAGATCGGTCGCCTGGCGAATCTGCTCGATTGTTTCCTGAGGTATCATGCTTTTAATTTTACCACTGTCACACCCGCGCCCCCTTCGTTCCAATCCCCCATGCGAATAGAATCGACCTCGGCATGCTTTTTCAGATATTCGCTGAGTGTCCGTCTGAGCGTTCCCGTTCCTTTGCCGTGAATGACATAAATCTGTGACAGCCCGGATATCATGGCATAATCCAGAAACTTCTCAAGCGCCTCAAGGGCTTCTTCGACTGTCATACCGCGAAGGTGTATTTCCGATGTCCCTCTATTTTCAACTTGGGTTCTTGAGACCCTCCGCACAACACTCCGATTTTGCGATTCTTCAGCTGGTTTCAAATCCCGCAGTTTTACAACCGTTGAGATCGTTCCCACACTAAGCCGGGCGCGGTCATCCCCGACAAGTTCCTCTATTGATCCCTCTTGATTCAGTGATACAATCTGCACCCTGTCCCCCACGGCGAAGGCAATCTGTTCGCTCGGCCTGCGGTCGGATTCAACAATTGTCTCGCGTTTCTTTTTGACCTCTTCTGCGGTTGCCCTGAGCGTTCTATGCATTTCTTTAACAGACTGCTTTGCGGCTTGGGTTTGGCGGATATCGGCCACAAGCTTCTCTGTATCTTTTCGGGTTCGCGCAAGAATCTCATCTGTCTCGAAGAGTGCGCGTTTCTTTTCGGTCTCAATCTCGCGTTGGAGCTTTTCTGTCTGCAAGCGATAAAAGTCTTCGAGTTCTTTGGCCTTCTCGAGCCGCTCAGTCAATTTGATTTTGTCGGTGCGAATAGTCGCCAGATCAGATTGCAAGTTGGCAATTAATTCCGAGAGCGACCTTTCCCCCTTGCCAATCAGAGCCGATGCCCGTTCTGTGATTTTTTGCGGCATTCCGAGCCGGCTGGCAATCTCGACCGCATACGATGACCCTGGGAGTCCCAATTGCAGAACATAAGTCGGCGCCAAAGTCTGACGGTTAAATTCAAGCGACGCATTCTCTATCTCCGGCTGGTCCATGGCGAGGGTTTTCAACTGCGAGTAATGCGTTGTCACAATCATCTTCGCCCCAGTTGAAATAACATGCAGTATAATTGCTTCGGCCAATGCCGCGCCCTCTTTAGGATCGGTTCCGGCCCCTATTTCGTCGAACAGGAGCAGACTCCGCCCATCGGCTTTTTTTATGGCATTGACAATTGTTCGGGTGTGCGATGAAAAGGTCGACAGTGACAGTTCAATCGACTGTTCATCGCCTATATCGGCAAATACCTGTGTGAATATCCCCATAGAGCTCTTCTCGCCCGCCGGAATCAAAAGCCCGGCCTGCGCCATCAGAGTCAACAAACCGACGGTCTTGAGCGCGATTGTCTTGCCTCCGGTATTTGGTCCTGTCACAAGGATCGCCTGCCGGTTGTCATCGAGTGACAACGACATCGGCATAACGCTCTCAACCGACCCCAGCTGGGTAATCAATAAAGGATGCCGGGCGTTTATGAGAGACAGCTCAGCGGCATCGACCATAATTGGCTGAACAGACTTTTGTTTGACCGCAAAAGTCGCCGCGGCATGGAGAAAATCCAAATGGCCTATGAGTTCAATATTTTCAAGCAGTGAGTCTGCCCTTTGGGCAATTTCAGCAGTCAGAGCGCGAAGTATGCGATCAATTTCCACCCGCTCTTCCTGCATGAGCAGATGAATCCGGTTATTCAATTCGACGGCTTCAGCCGGTTCGACATAGAATGTCGCGCCCGACTGACTTCGATCATGCAGTATCCCCAAATCTCCCCTGAATTGCCCGGCAATGACTGGAATAACATAGCGGCCATTGCGCTGTGTTACAACATCGTCCTGCCAGCCTGAGACTTTTCGCTGGCCTGATAGAATATTTTCAAGACGGCTGATGATTTTTCGTTTTATCTCGCCATGCTCCATCCGAAGCTGTTTGAGTTTCGGCGAGGCGTTATCTTTGATAGCGCCTGTCTCGTCGATTGTCTTGTTTATTTCCTTCTTTAGCTCAGGATAGGCGCGGATTCTCTTGAGATATTCATCCAATGCCGGAATCTTCGGGCGGGCTTCTTTATCGTAACCAAAGAGATTTATTGAGATTTCTATAAGTTCAAGGATTACTCGAATCTCAAGAGGGTCAAGAAAATGCCCTGACACTTTCGACCTCTGCAATAGCTCGCGACTATCGGTTTCTATGCGGTAGAGCGGAAAAGCATCGCCAAAGACGATTATGTCCTTCATCTGAGAAATCTCAGTTTGGCTCTGAACAATCGCTTTAAGGTCCAAGCCCGGTGTGAGCGCCATAGTTTTAACGCTTCCGTATATAGTCAGGCATTTGCCCGCCATGCTGGCGACCACTTTAGGAAATTCGAGTGTGTCTAATGTATGCTGTTCAATCATATCGTTTATACGACGGGTTTCAGTTCGTTCAAAAAAAAACCGGCCTAAGCCGGTTGTAATATACGACGAAAAACTCGCCATTTCCAATTACTTTAGCTCTTTGCTTTGCCCGATGTGGTGCCCGGATTGAAAAATTTATCGAGCTGGTACATAACACGGTAGACTTCGGCTCTGTCTTCGTCCATTTCTCTTGTACCTGAGCTATTTGCGCTCGGCTCGGCTAAAAGCATGCTTTCTATCTTATCCATGAAGCTGGGGCTTGAGGGGTGGACAATTGAGGTACCTTCAAACACTAGAGGCACTGTTTTGGCTATAACCGGGCCAATGTATGATTTCTCAAATTCAGCATAGAATCTTTCGGGCATCGGGAGCAAAAAGACAAAAAAAACCAAAAAGCCGACCGCAAGCCATCCGCGTAAAAAGCCGACCAAGGCGCCTCCTATTTGGTCCGGCTTCCCTTGGTTTTTGAGCGATGCCACTTTGTAGAAGAGCATGCCGAGAAGCTTGAATATCGTGTAACAAATCGCCAGGAGCAGGATAAAGGCAATAAATGCGCTGATGAGCGGGGAGCCGCCCACTTTGTCATAGACCCAGACCGCGAATTTATCAATGTATGCTATCGCTGAAATCCCAGCGGCCAAAAAGAGAATCAGAGCGGACAACTCCCGCACAAGACCCTTTTTTGCGCCGATTACCACTGCTGTTATCAGCAAGGCAATGAGAACACCATCAACCACATTCATAATAGACCTCTCCGTTTGGTTAGGTTTTACTAGCGGCTAATAGAATAGGAATGTTTTTTGTTATTTGGCAAGTAATTCTGTAACCAGCCGATTGACCAATTTCCCGTCGGCCTGCCCTTTGATTTTGGGCATAAGGACTTTCATCACAAGCCCAATCTTCTGGAGCGAGTCAGCGCCGCTCTCTGCAATCGCGGATTTTATGATTTCCCGAAGTTCATGCTCGCCCATTTGCTGGGGAAGGTAGGCTACTATGATGTCAAGTTCAGATTGTTCTTTGTCGGCAAGG encodes the following:
- a CDS encoding endonuclease MutS2, whose amino-acid sequence is MASFSSYITTGLGRFFFERTETRRINDMIEQHTLDTLEFPKVVASMAGKCLTIYGSVKTMALTPGLDLKAIVQSQTEISQMKDIIVFGDAFPLYRIETDSRELLQRSKVSGHFLDPLEIRVILELIEISINLFGYDKEARPKIPALDEYLKRIRAYPELKKEINKTIDETGAIKDNASPKLKQLRMEHGEIKRKIISRLENILSGQRKVSGWQDDVVTQRNGRYVIPVIAGQFRGDLGILHDRSQSGATFYVEPAEAVELNNRIHLLMQEERVEIDRILRALTAEIAQRADSLLENIELIGHLDFLHAAATFAVKQKSVQPIMVDAAELSLINARHPLLITQLGSVESVMPMSLSLDDNRQAILVTGPNTGGKTIALKTVGLLTLMAQAGLLIPAGEKSSMGIFTQVFADIGDEQSIELSLSTFSSHTRTIVNAIKKADGRSLLLFDEIGAGTDPKEGAALAEAIILHVISTGAKMIVTTHYSQLKTLAMDQPEIENASLEFNRQTLAPTYVLQLGLPGSSYAVEIASRLGMPQKITERASALIGKGERSLSELIANLQSDLATIRTDKIKLTERLEKAKELEDFYRLQTEKLQREIETEKKRALFETDEILARTRKDTEKLVADIRQTQAAKQSVKEMHRTLRATAEEVKKKRETIVESDRRPSEQIAFAVGDRVQIVSLNQEGSIEELVGDDRARLSVGTISTVVKLRDLKPAEESQNRSVVRRVSRTQVENRGTSEIHLRGMTVEEALEALEKFLDYAMISGLSQIYVIHGKGTGTLRRTLSEYLKKHAEVDSIRMGDWNEGGAGVTVVKLKA
- a CDS encoding CvpA family protein translates to MNVVDGVLIALLITAVVIGAKKGLVRELSALILFLAAGISAIAYIDKFAVWVYDKVGGSPLISAFIAFILLLAICYTIFKLLGMLFYKVASLKNQGKPDQIGGALVGFLRGWLAVGFLVFFVFLLPMPERFYAEFEKSYIGPVIAKTVPLVFEGTSIVHPSSPSFMDKIESMLLAEPSANSSGTREMDEDRAEVYRVMYQLDKFFNPGTTSGKAKS